The Toxorhynchites rutilus septentrionalis strain SRP chromosome 3, ASM2978413v1, whole genome shotgun sequence genome includes a region encoding these proteins:
- the LOC129775938 gene encoding uncharacterized protein LOC129775938 isoform X1 — protein sequence MCAAIENPATCEVRSVIRFLLAKNYKPITIFRELREVYGNGIMSESRVRQWCIDFSKGRTNVHYDGRSGRPSLVTENLMKEVDKKIRGNRRFTITELSEHFPQISRSLVHKIVVEKLGYHDFFVSNTKNSRSEDQSVNDIHTSNDSSQSFSCEECGKVFRLESSYNRHMAAAHKKKYSKYRTHAKQQHYNDRAGKPSTGICTISTAVKQQYQSMIEVKTEISDELEQSCMDEDAVSEMNEVSGPIEDVMPSLEESGLQSNDENLDFPEWNQHRLSIDDVSTTPAVKQENYICDHSMIDIKTEISDEPEQFGMDEIAENDMIEPSGPIDHCEYQSNDVKLEFPESNSSILECNSEKFTDGECYIKCEFE from the exons ATGTGCGCTGCGATAGAAAATCCCGCCACTTGTGAAGTGCGTTCAGTGATTAGGTTTTTGTTGGCGAAAAATTACAAACCAATTACAATCTTTCGCGAACTTCGTGAAGTGTATGGGAATGGAATAATGAGTGAAAGCAGAGTGAGGCAGTGGTGTATTGATTTTAGTAAAGGCCGCACCAATGTACACTACGACGGCCGCAGTGGTCGGCCAAGTCTGGTTACTGAAAACTTGATGAAGGAAGTCGATAAAAAAATTCGCGGAAATCGCCGTTTCACAATTACTGAACTTTCAGAACATTTCCCCCAAATTTCACGAAGTTTAGTTCATAAAATTGTTGTGGAGAAGCTTGGCTACCACGATTTTTTTGTCAG CAACACAAAGAATAGCCGATCGGAGGATCAATCGGTAAATGATATTCACACTAGCAATGACAGT TCACAATCATTTTCATGCGAAGAGTGTGGTAAAGTATTCCGATTAGAGTCGTCATACAACCGTCACATGGCTGCCGCCCACAAAAAGAAGTATTCCAAATATCGAACGCATGCTAAGCAACAACACTATAATGATC GCGCTGGTAAACCAAGCACCGGGATATGTACAATCTCTACCGCTGTGAAACAACAGTACCAAAGTATGATTGAGGTCAAAACTGAGATTTCAGATGAACTTGAGCAATCCTGTATGGATGAAGATGCTGTCAGCGAAATGAACGAAGTATCAGGACCAATAGAAGATGTTATGCCCAGTCTAGAAGAGAGCGGACTTCAATCGAACGATGAGAATTTGGATTTTCCCGAATGGAACCAACACCGTCTTTCAATTGATGATGTTTCGACCACACCCGCTGTGAAACAAGAGAATTATATTTGTGACCATAGTATGATTGACATCAAAACTGAGATCTCAGATGAACCTGAACAATTCGGTATGGACGAAATCGCTGAGAACGACATGATTGAACCATCAGGACCAATAGATCATTGCGAATATCAATCGAACGATGTAAAATTAGAATTTCCTGAATCTAATTCATCTATTCTGGAATGTAATAGTGAAAAATTTACCGACGGAGAGTGTTATATT AAATGCGAATTCGAGTGA
- the LOC129775938 gene encoding uncharacterized protein LOC129775938 isoform X2 produces MCAAIENPATCEVRSVIRFLLAKNYKPITIFRELREVYGNGIMSESRVRQWCIDFSKGRTNVHYDGRSGRPSLVTENLMKEVDKKIRGNRRFTITELSEHFPQISRSLVHKIVVEKLGYHDFFVSNTKNSRSEDQSVNDIHTSNDSCGKVFRLESSYNRHMAAAHKKKYSKYRTHAKQQHYNDRAGKPSTGICTISTAVKQQYQSMIEVKTEISDELEQSCMDEDAVSEMNEVSGPIEDVMPSLEESGLQSNDENLDFPEWNQHRLSIDDVSTTPAVKQENYICDHSMIDIKTEISDEPEQFGMDEIAENDMIEPSGPIDHCEYQSNDVKLEFPESNSSILECNSEKFTDGECYIKCEFE; encoded by the exons ATGTGCGCTGCGATAGAAAATCCCGCCACTTGTGAAGTGCGTTCAGTGATTAGGTTTTTGTTGGCGAAAAATTACAAACCAATTACAATCTTTCGCGAACTTCGTGAAGTGTATGGGAATGGAATAATGAGTGAAAGCAGAGTGAGGCAGTGGTGTATTGATTTTAGTAAAGGCCGCACCAATGTACACTACGACGGCCGCAGTGGTCGGCCAAGTCTGGTTACTGAAAACTTGATGAAGGAAGTCGATAAAAAAATTCGCGGAAATCGCCGTTTCACAATTACTGAACTTTCAGAACATTTCCCCCAAATTTCACGAAGTTTAGTTCATAAAATTGTTGTGGAGAAGCTTGGCTACCACGATTTTTTTGTCAG CAACACAAAGAATAGCCGATCGGAGGATCAATCGGTAAATGATATTCACACTAGCAATGACAGT TGTGGTAAAGTATTCCGATTAGAGTCGTCATACAACCGTCACATGGCTGCCGCCCACAAAAAGAAGTATTCCAAATATCGAACGCATGCTAAGCAACAACACTATAATGATC GCGCTGGTAAACCAAGCACCGGGATATGTACAATCTCTACCGCTGTGAAACAACAGTACCAAAGTATGATTGAGGTCAAAACTGAGATTTCAGATGAACTTGAGCAATCCTGTATGGATGAAGATGCTGTCAGCGAAATGAACGAAGTATCAGGACCAATAGAAGATGTTATGCCCAGTCTAGAAGAGAGCGGACTTCAATCGAACGATGAGAATTTGGATTTTCCCGAATGGAACCAACACCGTCTTTCAATTGATGATGTTTCGACCACACCCGCTGTGAAACAAGAGAATTATATTTGTGACCATAGTATGATTGACATCAAAACTGAGATCTCAGATGAACCTGAACAATTCGGTATGGACGAAATCGCTGAGAACGACATGATTGAACCATCAGGACCAATAGATCATTGCGAATATCAATCGAACGATGTAAAATTAGAATTTCCTGAATCTAATTCATCTATTCTGGAATGTAATAGTGAAAAATTTACCGACGGAGAGTGTTATATT AAATGCGAATTCGAGTGA
- the LOC129775935 gene encoding zinc finger protein 595-like isoform X1 encodes MPSGCLTYFGLFSKKDMSGISDLRLMFCFPRSINVLLLHHELSIVCFVCFLNPGFQKTTSDRRIDLPLPGMFDTDAVEYVQENEIRTSSAGSISFACEDCGKAFRLESSYNRHMAVVHKQKNSKHRINDRQQYYYKRTEIPSTGICTIIPAVKQEECTSEQSMIEVKTEIPDEADQSSMDEVAGSDINESSELTEHSMHSLEESGLQLKVETLELPEPNSQSSFLDCDGETYDSAIDGRFNIKSEFECTEAQLQENESEEKTICSQSDHGKVGTSPLGPSVTQSDKSEAWNHDSTVRIKVESDDSNESDTLLTVHSTAEEDSTASEVNIKEKAPRKHCCVNCDKIFFHRSKLITHRAKVHGMEEMDAAPLVYTCEICDKVYHTKDGLAYHRSVHPEYQKFKCDVCQEAFAYERNLKYHKQRLHGEAKFTCESCGKSFKTKAYLRTHLNIHQESKSYKCAFCEKTFAQYNGRATHVKRMHPEQFEEKSQRELTCEICHKKLDGKFRYSVHMKNHTLERKFLCSHCDSSFVTKQALSRHQRIHTKKIMSFL; translated from the exons atgccctcaggctgCTTGACATATTTCGgactgttttcaaaaaaagatatgtctggcatctctgatcttAGATTAATGTTTTGCTTTCCTCGCTCAATCAATGTTTTGCTTCTACACCATGAATTATCAATCGTTTGCTTCGTCTGTTTTCTAAATCCTGGATTTCAAAAAACTACGTCTGATCGAAGGATCGACTTGCCCTTGCCCggtatgtttgatacagatgcAGTGGAATATGTTCAAGAAAACGAAATTCGTACTAGCAGTGCTGGT tCCATATCATTTGCTTGCGAAGATTGTGGAAAAGCCTTCCGCTTGGAGTCGTCATACAACCGACATATGGCTGTTGTCCATAAACAGAAGAATTCCAAACATCGAATTAATGACCGGCAACAATACTATTATAAAC GCACTGAAATACCAAGCACAGGGATATGTACCATCATCCCGGCTGTGAAACAAGAGGAATGTACAAGCGAACAAAGTATGATCGAGGTCAAAACTGAAATTCCAGAtgaagctgaccagtccagtaTGGATGAAGTTGCTGGAAGCGACATTAACGAATCATCAGAATTGACAGAACATTCTATGCACAGTTTAGAAGAGAGCGGACTTCAGCTAAAAGTTGAGACATTAGAATTGCCTGAGCCTAACTCACAATCATCTTTTCTGGATTGTGATGGTGAAACATATGATTCTGCAATCGATGGAAGATTTAATATT AAAAGTGAATTCGAGTGTACAGAAGCCCAGCTACAGGAAAACGAAAGCGAAGAGAAGACCATCTGCTCTCAATCGGATCACGGGAAAGTTGGG ACCTCACCGTTGGGACCTTCTGTCACACAATCAGACAAATCCGAAGCTTGGAACCACGATTCCACTGTTCGGATTAAAGTCGAAAGTGATGACTCAAATGAAAGTGATACTCTGCTGACTGTTCATTCAACGGCCGAGGAGGACTCGACAGCATCTGAAGTAAATATCAAAGAAAAAGCTCCAAGAAAGCATTGTTGCGTTAATTgtgataaaatatttttccatcgGTCCAAACTGATTACTCATCGAGCAAAGGTACATGGAATGGAGGAAATGGATGCTGCTCCACTTGTCTATACGTGTGAGATATGCGACAAAGTATACCACACTAAGGATGGTCTGGCATACCATCGATCGGTGCATCCAGAGTATCAGAAATTCAAGTGTGATGTTTGCCAAGAGGCATTTGCCTATGAAAGAAATTTGAAATATCACAAGCAACGATTGCATGGGGAAGCTAAGTTTACCTGTGAATCATGCGGAAAATCATTCAAGACAAAAGCATACCTGAGAACACACCTCAATATACACCAGGAATCAAAGAGCTATAAGTGTGCATTCTGCGAGAAGACATTTGCTCAGTACAATGGAAGGGCTACACACGTAAAAAGAATGCACCCCGAACAATTCGAGGAGAAATCGCAACGGGAGCTGACATGTGAGATTTGTCACAAAAAGTTGGACGGGAAGTTTAGATACAGTGTCCACATGAAAAACCATACACTGGAGCGCAAATTCTTGTGTTCGCACTGCGACAGTTCATTCGTAACGAAGCAGGCCTTATCTCGACACCAGCGCATACACACAAAAAAGATTATGTCGTTTCTGTGA